AAGCCAAAGTAGGGAGCATCACGGGAGATATCCCAGTCACCTAGCTTGCTTTCTCCGGGCTGTCCAACCCATTCCTTCATTTTGTTGCGAGCTTCAGGTTGCAGCGGGGTTCTGACCTGGGTCCAGTCACGTAAAAAGGTTTCGCAGCGGGGATCGGATAACTTAAAGAAGTAATGATCGGAAACTTTTTTAATTGGTGTTGCACCGCTCACTACTGAGAACGGGTTTTTCAAATCAGTTGGGGAGTAGGTTGCTCCACACTTTTCGCAAGAGTCGCCGTACTGATCTTTGGCGCCACACTTAGGGCACTCGCCTTTGATAAAGCGATCTGGCAAGAACATTTCTTTAACGGGATCATATGCTTGCTCAATCGAGCGCATTTCAATTAAGCCGGCATCACGTAACTTGAGATAGATACTTTGAGACAGCTTTTCATTCTCAGGGCTATCAGTGGTGTAGTAGTTATCAAACGAGATTAAGAAATCATCAAAGTCGCGCTTGTGCTCTTTCCAAACATTCGCAATGAGTTCTTTCGGGGTGAGGCCCTCTTTTTCGGCACGCAACATAATCGGAGTACCGTGGGTGTCATCAGCGCCAACATAGTGCACTTCGTGACCACGCATTCTCTGGAAGCGAACCCAAATATCTGTCTGGACATACTCCACTAAATGTCCAATATGAATCTGGCCATTGGCGTAAGGTAAGGCGGAGGTAACTAGCAGGCGACGTTTGGGGCTACTCATGCGGACTTAAATAGAAAAAGTTTCAACAAATGGGAATACCAGATTATGGGGCTTGGGGCTTTATTTCAGCACCAATTTTAGTCTGCGGTTAAAGTTGACACCGATTTGAACCTATTCAAGAGGCGTTTTATGGCTTTGCCCCACAACATTCAGATGTCTCATGCTTCCGTGCCCATGGTTCACGAGGTGCAGGTCATGGATGAGGCAGGGCGCATCAAGACCACCCACATCCCTGGGGAGCGGCCCCTCACCATTTATTTAGACAAGCGGGAAGTGGTCACCCTGATGACCTTAGGGAGCGCCCCTGAGGCCTTAGTTCTGGGTTATTTGCGTAATCAACGCCTGGTGGAGTCGCCAGACGATATTGCGAGCATTCAGGTGGATTGGGAAACCGATTCAGCGGCAGTCAAAACTCATCGCAGCACGGTAGATATCGATGCCCTTACCAGCAAGCGCGTTGTAACTACCGGCTGTGGCCAAGGCACCATGTTTGGTGGATTGATTGAGGAGATGGCAGAGATCAGATTACCGGATGGCCCTCAATTAACCCAAGAGGCCATCGTTGATCTAGTTGACAGCATTCGAGTTCATGACACCATCTATAAAAAATCTGGCTCAGTTCATGCTTGTGCTGTATTTGAGCGGGATGGTAATGACAAGGTTCGCCTACTCCACTTTATTGAGGATGTTGGGCGTCACAATGCCGTTGACTCCATCTCTGGGCTGATGTGGCTGGCAGACAAGCCAGGCAAAGACCTCATCTTCTTTACTACTGGACGCCTCACCTCCGAGATGGTCATTAAGGGCGCCCAGATGGGCATTCCTTTCCTCATGACTCGCTCTGGTATGACCTTAATGGGCTTAGAGCTGGCTCGCAAAACCAATCTCACACTGCTATCCCGTTGTTCTGGGAAGCATTTTGAGATCTTTAATGCTCCAGAGAGGGTAATTTTTACCTCTCCACCTGCCGCCTCTTAATTTCGTGGGCATCTGGCCCGTGATGGTTTTACAATTCGGCCATGACTATTAAATCTGACCACTGGATCCGCCGCATGGGCGAGCA
This genomic stretch from Polynucleobacter corsicus harbors:
- a CDS encoding formate dehydrogenase accessory sulfurtransferase FdhD; amino-acid sequence: MPHNIQMSHASVPMVHEVQVMDEAGRIKTTHIPGERPLTIYLDKREVVTLMTLGSAPEALVLGYLRNQRLVESPDDIASIQVDWETDSAAVKTHRSTVDIDALTSKRVVTTGCGQGTMFGGLIEEMAEIRLPDGPQLTQEAIVDLVDSIRVHDTIYKKSGSVHACAVFERDGNDKVRLLHFIEDVGRHNAVDSISGLMWLADKPGKDLIFFTTGRLTSEMVIKGAQMGIPFLMTRSGMTLMGLELARKTNLTLLSRCSGKHFEIFNAPERVIFTSPPAAS